ACAGGCGGAAAAAGGCGGCGGCCGGGAAATAAGGCTGAGAGATAAAACAAAACCGGCAAAAGCGCCTGCGGGCGGGCTTCGTGCAAAAACCACAGCCCGCCCCGGCGCAGCCGGTATCTTTTTCAAGAAGGGATATCCCTTCTATCCTTTGATATCTACCAAAGGATAAGCAATCTTATTTGACAAGGAGGAAAAATACAATGCAAGCAAAAAGGAAACTGACGGCGTTGCTGCTTTCCCTGTGTATGGTGTTGGGAGTGCTGCCCATGACCGCTTTTGCGGCGGGTGCGCCGGCTGCTCCGGGAGATTTAAAGCGGGAGTGGACAATCAGCGGTTTGAAAGTCAGCTGGAGCCAGCCGGAACCCATCGGAGAGCTGGAGATCTTTGAGTATGAAGTGTCCCTTTTCGTCGATGAGAATCTAAAGGAGAAAGAAACGGTTCGCCAGGCTACTGACTATACCTTTAAAACGTTTGGGGATTTAACAGGACTCACAAACTTTCGCGTGGAGGTGAAAGCGCGGGAGGCTATTTCCGGCACCGGCGATCGGGGCAATCCGGCGAGCTTTGATGTGACGGAATGGACTGAGTGGAGCAGCGCGAGCAAAGAGACATTCGTTGAAGACGGCTCAATTAAAGTCAACACGGAGATCATTAAGCATTATACGGGAGTTGTAGATGTGGCTTTGCCCGGCAGCGACCAGAAGCTATATAAGGAGGGCATAGAAGCTGCAGATGATGCTGATATAGAAGCCATAATGGATCTGCTCTATGCCTATTTCGAGGAGAATAAGGCAACGGTTCCTGAGCTGGCGGATGTCGCAAAAGCAGACCTGACGACGGAAATGGTTTTGGACAGGATCGAATCGTCGAGAACAGTAGGGTCTATAAACACTGAGGGAAGACCTGTGGTAGTGGTACATGAGGTGGTGGATAAATATTACGATCTCAGGCTGGTATACAAAGAGCAACACGAGCATGTCTGGGCGGAAGACTGGACCAGCGACGGCACACATCACTGGAAAGCCTGCACGGCAGAGGGCTGCGCCGAAAAAGACCAGTACGGAGTGCATCAGCAGATAGAAAACGGGGTTTGTACGGTGTGCAAGGCTGAAGTAGAAACATCCGGGGTACAGGCGTATGCGGTAAAGGTGAACGGCATCACCGTCACCAGCGCCAACGCCAGCGACATTCTGGGTGATGCCGACGGTGACGGCGCCACGGCGTACTATGATCCGGCGGCCAACACCTTGACACTGGATAACGCCCAGCTGACATCCAGCGGCTACGGCGCTGTATGGGCGCAGGAAAAGAACTTTACCCTTGTGCTGAAAGGTGAGAATCAGATTACCGGAGAAGGGGGCTTCCCTCACTCCGCGGTTTATTCCCACGGGGCTATGACGGTCAAAGGAAACGGAAGCCTGACCACCAGCGGCACCTATTTCGGCCTGTTTGGCAACAATACCATTACCATTGAAGACGGGGCGTCTGTAGATCTTACCGTTGACTTTTCCAGCGACGAGCAGGATCAGCCATATGCCGCAGTCAGAGCAATCGGCGGACTGACGGTGGACGGCGCGACGCTGAATGCGAAGAACAATGCAACTCAGGATGCCGGTTTCGGCACTCCGGGCATTAATACTGACCTTACGGCGATTAACGGAGCGAAGGTGAATATTTCTTCCGTAAACGATCACGGCATCTGCGGTGATGTCATCGTCAGCGGAGCCGGAACCGTAGTAAATGCCTCTTCTGCAAGCGGCGAGCACTATGGTATCTTTGCTGGCCAGGAAGACTTTGGTGAATTGGGCGGCGATCAGAAGGGGATCTTCACCATCTCCGACGGAGCGGTTGTCACTGCCAGCGGCGGAAAGGGCGCCATGCGCTGGAAACCTGACTTATCTGGCTACACCGATCCTGTTGTAGCGGCCGGTGATTCTGCTGCGGCTGAGAAAATTATTGGCGATCCTGCCGGCACAGAGTATCAGAACGAAAAATATGTGCAGGTTCGTTCCTCTTTGGAGCCGGTTGAACCCACTGAGCCAACGGATCCTACTGACCCGACCACTCCTACCGACCCGACTGAGCCAACCGATCCAGCCAAGCCCGAACAGCAGGGCAAGCCTTCTGGGCAAACAGAAAGCCCACAGACCGGGGACAGCAGCGATATGGCGCTGTGGCTCGGCCTGATGCTGGCCTCCTGCGGCGGCGTGCTGGGAATGCTGCTCTACAGGCGGAAAAAGGCGGCGGCCGGGAAATAAGGCTGAGAGATAAAACAAAACCGGCAAAAGCGCCTGCGGGCGGGCTTCGTGCAAAAACCACAGCCCGCCCCGGCGCAGCCGGTATCTTTTTCAAGAAGGGATATCCCTTCTATCTTTTGGTGGATACCAAAGGATAAGCAATCTTGTTTGACAAGGAGGAGAAACCAAATGCAAGCAAAAAGGAAACTGGCGGCGCTGCTGCTGTCCCTGTGCATGGTGTTGGGAATGCTGCCCATGACCGTGTTTGCGGCGGGAGGAACCACAGCCGATGATTTAACATATGAAATCAACGGCGAAAGCGTGACGATAACCGGGTACACAGGAAGCGAAGAGAACGTTACAATCCCGTCCGAAATAGAGGGCAAGCCGGTCACAGCCATCGGATATAGGGCGTTCGATGAAAATAATACCTTGACGAACGTAACAATTCCGGCAAGCGTTGTCTCGATAGGGTCGTCTGCGTTCATCGATTGCAAAAACCTGAGCAGCGTAACTTTTGAGAAGGGAAGCAGTCTCACTACCATTGATATGTGGGCGTTCAGCGGAAGCGGCTTAACGAGCATAGAAATCCCGGCGTCCGTTCCTTCAATCGAAGGTTATGCGTTCTATAGGTGCGCAAACTTAGAGAGCGTAACCTTTGAGGAGGGAAGCAAGCTTACCACCATCGGGAATTCCTCATTCTCGAACTGCACCGCCCTGACGGGCATAGACATCCCGTCCGGCGTCACCAAAATTGAGCAGGGTGCTTTCTTTATGTGTGATAATTTGGCGAGCGTAACGCTTCCCGAGGGCATCACCTCCATTGAAGAGAGTACATTCTCCGTATGTGAAAGTTTAGAGAGCATAGACATCCCGGATGGCGTGACTTCTATTGGCTGGAGTGCGTTCAATGAATGTACCGCTTTGACGAGAGTAACTCTCCCGGATAGCCTTACTTTCATTGACGGGATTGCATTCTATCGTTGCAGCAGCCTGACGAGCATCAAAATCCCGAAAAACGTCGAACACATTGGGAGTTCTGCATTTAGGGATTGCTCCAAGCTGAAAAATATTATCTTTGCAGGCAGAACGGCTCCCGAGTTAAAGAATGAGAGGGTATTCGAAGAGTGCACCGCCCTCACCGCTATTTATGTGCCTTACGGGGCTTCCGGCTATACGGCGGCAAATCTCTGGCCGGAAGAGAAGATCGTACAGGTTGGCGTTCAGCTCCCGGAAAAGACCCGGTTCTGCCCGGGGGAAAGCTTTGAGCTCAAGTTCATCACGCCGGAAGGCGGACGTGCGCCATGGGTAGTGTTCCACTCCCCGGGCGTGATTAAGGAGGTGGATTGGAACGAAGAAACGAAGAGCATGGTCATAACCGTAGATCCGTCAAGCGGCGAAGGAACGATACCGGTAAGGGCTATGATCGATATGCCGGGCGTATGGGAGTATGTTTACGATGAGACGATGGAGTTCGCCGTCGGTCACAGCTACAAAGACGGCAAATGCACCGTCTGCGGCACGGCTGACCCTGATTACAAACCTGTAACGGATCCCACAGATCCGGATGAGCCGACTGATCCGACCACTCCGACCGACCCAACTGACCCAACTGACCCGACCAACCCAACTGACCCAACCGATCCAGCCAAGCCTGAACAGCCGGGCAAACCTTCTGAGCAAACAGAAAGCCCCCAGACCGGGGACAGCAGCAACATGATGCTGTGGATCAGCCTGATGCTGGTTTCCTGTGGCGGCGTGCTGGGGATGCTGCTCTACAGGCGGAAAAAGGCGGCGGCCGGGAAATAAGGCTGAGTGATAAAACAAAACCGGCAAAAGCGCCTGCGGGCGGGCTTCGTGCAAAAACCACAGCCCGCCCCGGCGCAGCCGGTATCTTTTTCAAGAAGGGATATCCCTTCTATCCTTTGATATCTACCAAAGGATAAGCAATCTTATTTGACAAGGAGGAGAAACCAAATGCAAGCAAAAAAGAAACTGACGGCGTTGCTGCTTTCCCTGTGCATGGTGTTGGGAATGCTGCCCATGACCGTGTTTGCGGCGGGAGGCATCACAACCAGTGGTCTGACCTATGAAGACAACGGCGACAGTGTGACCATAACGGGCTCAGCATGGGAGAAAGCAAATCTCACAATCGGGTTCAAAATAAACGGCAAGCCGGTCACTGCTATCGGTGAGAGGGCGTTCTCTGATAATAATACCTTGACGAGCGTAGCGATTCTAGACAGCGTAACCTCTATCGGAGAATTTGCCTTCTACAATTGCAAAAGCCTGAGCAGCGTGACCTTTACGGGTAATACGGCCCCCGAGCTGGAGGCAGATAACGTATTCGACGAGTGCGCCGCCCTCACCGCCATTCATGTGCCTTGCGGAGCTGACGGCTACACGGCGGCAAACGGCTGGCCTGAGGATAAGGTGCAATACGAGCATGTCTGGGCGGAAGACTGGACCAGCGACGGCACACATCACTGGAAAGCCTGCACGGCAGAGGGCTGCGCCGAAAAAGACCAGTACGGAGTGCATCAGATAGCAAACGGGGTTTGTACGGTGTGCAAGGCTGAAGTAGAAACATCCGGGGTACAGACGTATGCGGTAAAGGTGAACGGCATCACCGTCACCAGCGCCAACGCCAGCGACATTCTGGGTGATGCCGACGGTGACGGCGCCACGGCGTACTATGATCCGGCGGCCAACACCTTGACACTGGATAACGCCCAGCTGACATCCAGCGGCTACGGCGCTGTATGGGCGCAGGAAGAGAACTTTACCCTTGTGCTGAAAGGTGAGAATCAGATTACCGGAGAAGGGGACTTCCCTCACTCCGCGGTTTATTCCCACGGGGCTATGACGGTCAAAGGAAACGGAAGCCTGACCACCAGCGGCACCTATTTCGGCCTGTTTGGCAACAATACCATTACCATTGAAGACGGGGCGTCTGTAGATCTTACCGTTGACTTTTCCAGCGACGAGCAGGATCAGCCATATGCCGCAGTCAGAGCAATCGGCGGACTGACGGTGGACGGCGCGACGCTGAATGCGAAGAACAATGCAACTCAGGATGCCAGTTTCGGCACTCCGGGCATTAATACTGACCTTACGGCGATTAACGGAGCGAAGGTGAATATTTCTTCCGTAAACGATCACGGCATCTGCGGTGATGTCATCGTCAGCGGAGCCGGAACCGTAGTAAATGCCTCTTCTGCAAGCGGCGAGCACTATGGTATCTTTGCTGGCAAGGAAGATATCTTTGGTGAATTGGACGGCGATCAGAAGGGGATCTTCACCATCTCCGACGGAGCGGTTGTCACTGCCAGCGGCGGAAAGGGCGCCATGCGCTGGAAACCTGACTTATCTGGCTACACCGATCCTGTTGTAGCGGCCGGTGATTCTGCTGCGGCTGAGGAAATTATTGGCGATCCTGCCGGCACAGAGTATCAGAACGAAAAATATGTGCAGGTTCGTTCCTCTTTGGAGCCGGTTGAACCCACTGAGCCAACGGATCCTACTGACCCGACCACTCCTACCGACCCGACTGAGCCAACCGATCCAGCCAAGCCCGAACAGCAGGGCAAGCCTTCTGGGCAAACAGAAAGCCCCCAGACTGGGGACAGCAGCGATATGGCGCTGTGGATCGGCCTGATGCTGGCTTCCTGCGGCGGCGTGCTGGGGATGCTGTTCTACAGGCGGAAAAAGGCGGCGGCCGGGAAATAAGGCTGAGAGATAAAACAAAACCGGCAAAAGCGCCTGCGGGCGGGCTTCGTGCAAAAACCACAGCCCGCCCCGGCGCAGCCGGTATCTTTTTCAAGAAGGGATATCCCTTCTATCCTTTGGTATGCACCAAAGGATAAGTGACTCTGTTTGACAAGAAGGTATTCACCGGCTGGTACAGGGATAAAGCCTGCACCGCCGGCCCGGTAACAGGGCTTAAAATCCTTGAAGAGCTGAAAGAGCGCCCTGTCAGGGAAGCGCCCTATGCGCCGATGGATCTCTACGCCAAATGGGAGACGCAGGAAAGCTGAAAACGCAGAAGGGATATCCCTTCTTTATGCTTTGGTATTCACTAAAGCATAAAGAACTTTAACTGCGGCAAAGAAGGTTATTCGTTCCGCCCTGGCTGCCTGAACCGGCGCACCGGGGAACGGATGGCATAGAACACCGAGAAAAAGGGGGGGGTGACACACCAAAAAGAATGATCAAACCCGTGTATTCACATAAATGTTATCTTGAAAGGAGAAAAATCAATCATGAAACTAAAGCGCAAACTTCTTGCAGGACTGCTGACGCTTTGTATGGCTGTTGGAATGGCTGTGCCGGCATTTGCGGAGAACGGCCCCTCGTCCGGGGACATGAGCTCCGCATGGGTGCAGCTGGTTCAGGGAGAAACAGGCAAGTTTCTGTACTCAAACAGCGGCAAAGTTGACACTGTGGAGGGCGCTGTCTATGACAAGGCTACCAACACCATCACCCTGACAAACTACAACCACCCGGAAATGACCCTTGCCACCAACGAGATGGGCGACGATTTGAAGCTTCATCTGGTGGGTGACAATCATATCGCCGAACTGGTTGTATGGGGCTTCGGCTGGGGCGGCAATCTGGAAATTACCGGAGACGGCTCCCTGACCATCAATGAAAACAAAACGTCTCAGACTGCGGCGATCCGCTTTATGGCCGAGGGAACACCGGGTCTGCTCAAGGTCGGCTCAAACGCTTCTGTGACAGCGTATAAGAGCGCAGGTGAAAACACTTATTCTGCGGCCTTTGTATCGACAACATCCTCAACCCTTCCCTTCACAGGTAATCTGGAAACAGAGCTTGCCCTGACCGCCAATTCCGGCATCGAGGGGGAGACCACCGAAAGGGAAAATGTCATATTTGAAAGTAAATATGTTGCTCAAAACTGGAAGGTTCTCACCAAGGGCGAGGACGGAAAGAAATACGGCGTTAATTACGGAACAATCTTAACCGGCAGCGATTTAACAAACGGCAAGCCTGTGGGCTATATCCACGAGCTGGTGAAGGTGGAAGGACTTCCTAGCCAAAATGAATATCTTGCCGTTCAGATTGCTACCGTTGACGGACTTGAAGAGGACGCTCTGCCTGAGGGATATACCGACTCAGGGAAAACCATTACCGCCAAACCAGGCGATATCAACTCTATGACAGTGCTGATCAAGGACGGGCAGAGGTTTTATTGGGGAGTAGACCCGAATCAATCCCAGTGGTTGGCCTATCAGACCGCCGTTGATAACGTAACTGCGGAGGATTGGGGTCAGACAACCCAGACAAAAATTGTAGTGCCTGTGGCTGGAGAAGGCGTCAGCGGTGCGACCGAAGAAGATATTCCGGCAGGCTATACCACCAACGTGGTAAAGACCGGCATGTATAGCTACTACTGCACCAATGATGTGATCAAAGTATCCCCGTCCGGGACTTCTACCGATCCGGGCACTGATCCTGGAACAAAACCTGGTGAGGATACTGGCGCCAAAGATCTGACTGCTTCCGAAACCGGTGTTTCCATCTCCCTGACCGACGGCGTACCGGAGGGTGCAGTGCTTTATGCCGACACCATTGCACAGGAAAGCGTGCTGGGAAGCCGTCCGGAACTGAAAGAGGAGCTGCCGGGCCTGCTGTCCATTTACGAGATCAGCGTTAGAAAAGACGGTAAAGCTCTGGAAATCAAGGATAACCCCATGACGGTCAAAATCCCGATGAACGACCACCTGAAGGGCTACAAATACTACCAGGCAGTATATCTGGGTGACCCGCTGGAACGCTTTGATGCAGTGGTGGAAGGTGACTTCCTGGTGTTTGAGACTACCCATCTGAGCCAGTATGCTATCCTTGGCTCCAACACGCCGTTTGAAACCAGCGAAAAGCCCGAACAGCCTGGCAAGCCTTCTGAGAAAACAGAAAGCCCCCAGACCGGCGATAACAGCAATATGTTCCTGTTGGTCGCTCTGCTGTTTGCCAGCGGTGGTGTTCTGACCGTGTTGGGTGTTACAGACAAGAGAAAAAAGAAAGGGATCACTAAATAACATTGACAAACCCGAAATAGCATTATGATAAGCGGGCAGTGACCGAAAGACTGTCACTGCCCGTTTTCAAAAAACTCGATGTGAATATATGCTGGAAGTGAACATTTCTCGCTTTCGCAAAAAGCAGTCACGCAAACTGATTGAAAATTGAAAGGTTAAAGATAAAGGTCGGTGACGGTAAATATGTCTCCTGAAAAAAGAATAGACAACCGGAGTCACTCTCCAGCATGATTTTAAGACGCTCAGCAAGAAATTACTTGCTGAGCGTTTTTCTTTACTCTCTCGACAAAATGCCGTTCCTTTCAGCGCGAAAACAGGCAGTTCGCCAAAAAATTTACTTAAAGGCATTAGAAATCCGAAAATGCCGTCGTTCTTATTTTATAGAAAACCATCTTGAACAGGAGGTGAACCCGATGTACCTTGCGTCGTTGCTTGAAAACATAAAATATGGGATTTTGCCGTAAGAAACGGCGTTTCCGCCGTCCTTCGGTGACAAGGTAGGAAATGAGAAATAACACAGGAAAGATACAGGTGTTGAAATAGCAAAGACTGTCTTTGCGCAGACACACAGACACCTATATTTTTTTGACCTTCCCGGTCGACAGAATTCAAAACAATATCCGAGAAGCGCCAATAAAAGCACCGAAAAAACGGGAATTTTACTTGGCTTGACTTTTTGCGGCCTTTACGCCTTAAAACAGCGGCAATCCGGCAGCTCTGTCGGCTGCCGCAGCCCTCCGTATCAATCGTTTTTGAAACCAACCAAAAACGATTGAACGGAGGCACATAACCTTGAAAAAACAACCCAAAGCGGTTTATATCATAGAAAACGGCGGGTACACGGAATTGACCTATGAGGAATTCTGTCGCCGTGAGCAAATCTGCCCGTTATATGCGGACAAGCTGTTCCTGCCTCTCTACGGCAGGCTTATGGAGGTATCCAAAGAGGATTACGCAGAATTCTACCGAGCAAAGCGTCGACAGAAATATCTGGACGAACGCTCTGCGGACAACGGCGACTTCTCTTACGATATGCTGACCACCGATGAATTCAGCGGCGAGGACATCCTCATCGCCGAGCAGTAAAGGTCATGGAAGGAGAAGAGACGCCTTATTATTACAAGGGAGACGGAACTATGGAGGCTTTCGTCCGGATAGGGAATGAAACCGTTACTGCAAATGCGGCTGAATTAAAAAGACTTGTACTCAGGGGAAGAAATTCATCTTACGATTCACTTATTTCATCATATAATTTCAAGGACTATTCTTTCTCTAAATTACGGGAACGTTACTATGAATGGAATAGCAGTAGCATGGAGGAGAAAAATTTTGAATCGTTTGGTATTGTCGACGGTAATGGAAAATTGACAAATGCTGGAGCTCTTTTGGCTGATAACTGTCCAATTCGCCATTCAAGGCTATTTTGTACCAGATGGAATGGGCTGGATAAAAGTGGAGGGCGGATTGACGCTTTGGACAGTGCGGAGTTTACTGGAAGTCTGATTATACTTCTGAATGAAGGATTTAGCTTCGTAAAAAGGAATATGAAAACAGCGTGGAAAAAGACAGCTAACTCAAGGATTGAATTGCCGGACTATTGTGAGAGAAGTGTTTTTGAAAGTATTGTCAATGCCCTTATTCATCGAGATTACCTGATCAATGGAAGTGAAGTTCATATAGATATATTTGATGATCGGCTTGTAGTATATTCTCCGGGTGGAATGCCGGACGGTACGAAAATCCAGGAACGGAATATTGATACTGTTCCATCCACAAGGCGTAATCCGGTATTGGCAGATATATTTAGCCGACTGGGATATATGGAAAGACAGGGCAGTGGGTTGAATAAAATAAGAAATGCTTATCGGAGTGCAGAGAACTACACACCAGATAAGGAGCCGGTGTTCTATTCTGACCGGGTGGAGTTTACTGTTACATTGAAAAATCTGAATTTTTCAGCCTCAGAAAATGAAGCTAAAAGTGAGGCAAAAAATGAAGCTGAAAATTACAGACTGACAGAATTAGAAGAAAGGCTGTGTAACCTGCTTTTAGAGTATCCTGAACTGACGCAGTCGGAGATTAGAGAAAGATTGGATTTATCAAGAAGTAAGGTCCAAAGAATGATGAGGAAATTAACAGAAGATGGTATAATTATACGAGAAGGATCACGGAGAAAAGGATATTGGACGATCCATCTTTAAAGCTGATTGCTTTATAATAACGAAAGTTAAAGTTGTAGGAGGAGATCAGTATGGCCTATACTGTTAAATCTTCTGAACGTTTGCGACCATCGGCAGCGGACACGGAAACTAAAGCACTACTATATCTTATGAATTTCAGGGACGATAGCGATGAAATATTCTTCTTTGTTGTGGACTTTTTTAATGATCTGACTGGAATGAATAAGATGGGTGATAAACTATGGGATTTGCAATCTAAGGGAGATAAACAGCCATCACCGTATATTATAGGAACGGAGTTAGTGACTTTATATAAAAATTTTGTAAGCGAATTTGAGTTTGCATATTACATAATTTTTTTGGGTGGCGTTAGTAGTTCGTTAAGAATAGATGATACACTTACACGCTTTGGAATTGATAATATAAAATCAACAGCAAAACCAAAACTAATAAATGGACTCAGAGATGAATGTAAGAAAAAGACATATATAGACGATAATGATATAGATGATACGAAGATTGATCAATTTCTCAAAAAGGTTTATTTTGTTATTGATGATCAGAGCAAAAGCGAATATGTAAAGAAGATTATAAAACTGAATCCAACCATTATTCCATCAGAAGATACATTAGTCGCTATTTTTAATGAAATTCGAGATGCTCAGTCGGGAAAGAAAAATGCAAGTGTTGTTGAGGGAGTGACATTAGTTGCACCTGATGAGGCATTAAATTATGGTAGGCACCTAACTACTACAGAAATCCGGTTATTGGTTTTGAATCGAATTTTAAACCAGGACGTTATAGGCGCTAAAGTGCCTCATTCTTTTATAGATATTTATGTTCAATTTCCAGAGGAAAAAAGAAAAAACTTATTGGAAGACTGCCAGCTAGATTTATCAAGGGCGCTTTTTAATACAAACTGCCAAGAAGATTTTTGGAAATTATTTGAAAATATATATCAAACGATTTTAGAAAATCCTACGGATAAAGTTGAAGAACTGTATAGGAAATTAGATAAGCTAATCATTGGGCGTTGCTTAGATTTTGATGTACTATCACTTAAATATTTTGTTTCAGTTATAAAGGATGGTATTAGTCTATGATTATAAGAGCTGTATACATTGGGAATTCTGAAGAAGCATATATAAATAAGGAATTTAAAGAAGGCTTGAACATTATTTCTAGTGATGACAATAATAAAGGAAAAACTATAGTTATTCAGGCAATTATGTATTGCTTGGGAAACATTCCAGCTTTCCCGTCAGCTTTTGATTATGAAAATTATTATTTCATTCTCTACATAGAACAAGATGATAAGCTAATTAAAATCTGTAGAAAGAATAAGAATTTTGTCATAAGAAAAGATGAAGAGTATACTGTCTTCGATAATACTGCTGAGTTTAAACGGTATTGGAATAAAAACATACAGAAATTACCTATTATAAAAAAAGAAAATATTTATAAAATTGTTGATCCTGAGCTGTTAGTACAAATATTTTTTGTGGGACAAGATAAAAAAGTAACATATGATATCGTAAATAAAGGATTTTATAAAAAAGAAGATTTTTATAAATTAATTTATTCGATGGCAGGTATTAATGGGGATGCAGCACCTATAGAAGATATGTATTATTATTCGGTTGAGTTCGTAAAATAAGAATAGTAAAAGAGAGAAGAGGATACCACAAATCATTGCTTTGATGATTCTGTGGTATCCTCTTTGTGGATTTCAGAATTTGTTTCTCAGCTTTCGGTATTCTCGCGGTGAATATCCTTTCAGCTTGTGAAAAAGCCGACTGAAATACAGCTGGTTATCATATCCGACGATTTTAGAGATTTCATTGATGGAATAGGTTGTTGTTTCAAGTAACATCTGAGCATTGCTGATCCGGATTCCTACGATGAATTGCATTGGTGTGGAACCGGTGTATTTTTTGAAATTCCGGATAAACCAACTGACACTCATGCC
This window of the Massilistercora timonensis genome carries:
- a CDS encoding LPXTG cell wall anchor domain-containing protein; its protein translation is MKLKRKLLAGLLTLCMAVGMAVPAFAENGPSSGDMSSAWVQLVQGETGKFLYSNSGKVDTVEGAVYDKATNTITLTNYNHPEMTLATNEMGDDLKLHLVGDNHIAELVVWGFGWGGNLEITGDGSLTINENKTSQTAAIRFMAEGTPGLLKVGSNASVTAYKSAGENTYSAAFVSTTSSTLPFTGNLETELALTANSGIEGETTERENVIFESKYVAQNWKVLTKGEDGKKYGVNYGTILTGSDLTNGKPVGYIHELVKVEGLPSQNEYLAVQIATVDGLEEDALPEGYTDSGKTITAKPGDINSMTVLIKDGQRFYWGVDPNQSQWLAYQTAVDNVTAEDWGQTTQTKIVVPVAGEGVSGATEEDIPAGYTTNVVKTGMYSYYCTNDVIKVSPSGTSTDPGTDPGTKPGEDTGAKDLTASETGVSISLTDGVPEGAVLYADTIAQESVLGSRPELKEELPGLLSIYEISVRKDGKALEIKDNPMTVKIPMNDHLKGYKYYQAVYLGDPLERFDAVVEGDFLVFETTHLSQYAILGSNTPFETSEKPEQPGKPSEKTESPQTGDNSNMFLLVALLFASGGVLTVLGVTDKRKKKGITK
- a CDS encoding leucine-rich repeat domain-containing protein; this translates as MQAKRKLAALLLSLCMVLGMLPMTVFAAGGTTADDLTYEINGESVTITGYTGSEENVTIPSEIEGKPVTAIGYRAFDENNTLTNVTIPASVVSIGSSAFIDCKNLSSVTFEKGSSLTTIDMWAFSGSGLTSIEIPASVPSIEGYAFYRCANLESVTFEEGSKLTTIGNSSFSNCTALTGIDIPSGVTKIEQGAFFMCDNLASVTLPEGITSIEESTFSVCESLESIDIPDGVTSIGWSAFNECTALTRVTLPDSLTFIDGIAFYRCSSLTSIKIPKNVEHIGSSAFRDCSKLKNIIFAGRTAPELKNERVFEECTALTAIYVPYGASGYTAANLWPEEKIVQVGVQLPEKTRFCPGESFELKFITPEGGRAPWVVFHSPGVIKEVDWNEETKSMVITVDPSSGEGTIPVRAMIDMPGVWEYVYDETMEFAVGHSYKDGKCTVCGTADPDYKPVTDPTDPDEPTDPTTPTDPTDPTDPTNPTDPTDPAKPEQPGKPSEQTESPQTGDSSNMMLWISLMLVSCGGVLGMLLYRRKKAAAGK
- a CDS encoding LPXTG cell wall anchor domain-containing protein, which produces MQAKRKLTALLLSLCMVLGVLPMTAFAAGAPAAPGDLKREWTISGLKVSWSQPEPIGELEIFEYEVSLFVDENLKEKETVRQATDYTFKTFGDLTGLTNFRVEVKAREAISGTGDRGNPASFDVTEWTEWSSASKETFVEDGSIKVNTEIIKHYTGVVDVALPGSDQKLYKEGIEAADDADIEAIMDLLYAYFEENKATVPELADVAKADLTTEMVLDRIESSRTVGSINTEGRPVVVVHEVVDKYYDLRLVYKEQHEHVWAEDWTSDGTHHWKACTAEGCAEKDQYGVHQQIENGVCTVCKAEVETSGVQAYAVKVNGITVTSANASDILGDADGDGATAYYDPAANTLTLDNAQLTSSGYGAVWAQEKNFTLVLKGENQITGEGGFPHSAVYSHGAMTVKGNGSLTTSGTYFGLFGNNTITIEDGASVDLTVDFSSDEQDQPYAAVRAIGGLTVDGATLNAKNNATQDAGFGTPGINTDLTAINGAKVNISSVNDHGICGDVIVSGAGTVVNASSASGEHYGIFAGQEDFGELGGDQKGIFTISDGAVVTASGGKGAMRWKPDLSGYTDPVVAAGDSAAAEKIIGDPAGTEYQNEKYVQVRSSLEPVEPTEPTDPTDPTTPTDPTEPTDPAKPEQQGKPSGQTESPQTGDSSDMALWLGLMLASCGGVLGMLLYRRKKAAAGK
- a CDS encoding leucine-rich repeat protein, with the translated sequence MQAKKKLTALLLSLCMVLGMLPMTVFAAGGITTSGLTYEDNGDSVTITGSAWEKANLTIGFKINGKPVTAIGERAFSDNNTLTSVAILDSVTSIGEFAFYNCKSLSSVTFTGNTAPELEADNVFDECAALTAIHVPCGADGYTAANGWPEDKVQYEHVWAEDWTSDGTHHWKACTAEGCAEKDQYGVHQIANGVCTVCKAEVETSGVQTYAVKVNGITVTSANASDILGDADGDGATAYYDPAANTLTLDNAQLTSSGYGAVWAQEENFTLVLKGENQITGEGDFPHSAVYSHGAMTVKGNGSLTTSGTYFGLFGNNTITIEDGASVDLTVDFSSDEQDQPYAAVRAIGGLTVDGATLNAKNNATQDASFGTPGINTDLTAINGAKVNISSVNDHGICGDVIVSGAGTVVNASSASGEHYGIFAGKEDIFGELDGDQKGIFTISDGAVVTASGGKGAMRWKPDLSGYTDPVVAAGDSAAAEEIIGDPAGTEYQNEKYVQVRSSLEPVEPTEPTDPTDPTTPTDPTEPTDPAKPEQQGKPSGQTESPQTGDSSDMALWIGLMLASCGGVLGMLFYRRKKAAAGK
- a CDS encoding ATP-binding protein yields the protein MEGEETPYYYKGDGTMEAFVRIGNETVTANAAELKRLVLRGRNSSYDSLISSYNFKDYSFSKLRERYYEWNSSSMEEKNFESFGIVDGNGKLTNAGALLADNCPIRHSRLFCTRWNGLDKSGGRIDALDSAEFTGSLIILLNEGFSFVKRNMKTAWKKTANSRIELPDYCERSVFESIVNALIHRDYLINGSEVHIDIFDDRLVVYSPGGMPDGTKIQERNIDTVPSTRRNPVLADIFSRLGYMERQGSGLNKIRNAYRSAENYTPDKEPVFYSDRVEFTVTLKNLNFSASENEAKSEAKNEAENYRLTELEERLCNLLLEYPELTQSEIRERLDLSRSKVQRMMRKLTEDGIIIREGSRRKGYWTIHL